One segment of Candidatus Micropelagos thuwalensis DNA contains the following:
- a CDS encoding prepilin peptidase — protein sequence MLKMVGNCWFFLVCAFWAGACFGSFINAAALRIVRGQDWMSAPSRCFACNKKLTWRQNMPLIGWLSHLGKAGCCEAEIPIRYFWVELVAGLILAGHFVVFGAQLTLVFLPFLVLCGIIFLTDMEAFHIPDIASLGGTILGLIFVLAELPGLPGLRDAFIGGVLGFAMIYAINLSYRFWRGVDGMGFGDVKLMMMFGVWLGPMMLLPILFLASTVGALVGVGYILTQKISSKSAKMPPQSDITTLALPFGCFLVPAAIFLHFFDMTPLLGLTY from the coding sequence ATGTTGAAGATGGTTGGAAATTGTTGGTTTTTTTTAGTATGTGCTTTTTGGGCAGGTGCGTGTTTTGGGAGTTTCATAAACGCTGCCGCCCTACGCATTGTCAGGGGCCAGGATTGGATGTCCGCGCCGTCACGATGTTTTGCATGTAATAAAAAACTAACCTGGCGTCAAAATATGCCACTTATTGGTTGGTTAAGCCATTTGGGTAAAGCTGGGTGCTGTGAGGCCGAAATCCCTATACGTTATTTCTGGGTAGAGCTTGTTGCCGGGCTAATATTAGCGGGTCATTTCGTTGTTTTTGGCGCACAACTTACGCTGGTCTTTCTGCCCTTTCTGGTTTTATGCGGCATTATTTTTCTGACCGATATGGAAGCGTTTCACATACCTGATATTGCATCACTTGGGGGAACAATCCTTGGCCTGATATTCGTCTTGGCGGAATTGCCGGGACTACCCGGTCTCAGGGATGCTTTCATCGGGGGTGTTTTAGGGTTTGCTATGATCTATGCGATAAACTTGTCTTATCGCTTTTGGCGTGGCGTTGATGGCATGGGGTTTGGCGATGTTAAGCTCATGATGATGTTTGGGGTCTGGCTCGGGCCAATGATGCTTTTGCCGATACTGTTTCTGGCCAGCACGGTGGGCGCGCTGGTGGGTGTCGGTTATATCCTTACCCAGAAAATATCCAGCAAAAGCGCTAAAATGCCTCCCCAAAGCGATATAACAACGCTTGCCTTGCCATTTGGATGCTTTCTCGTCCCCGCCGCCATATTTTTACATTTTTTTGATATGACGCCGCTTCTTGGTCTAACTTATTAA
- a CDS encoding type IV pilus twitching motility protein PilT, protein MENPIYGLLDQLTKESRISDFHLRAGEPLAVRASGDIITYPEHIIEQDMLDQVFRHELGEKGYKEFCEKNDVDFAIMVGEQRFRANGYRTMHGWAMVLRTIVTEVPNIDQLGLPPAVHKILTEKSGLVLVTGQTGSGKSTSLAAMINKINRERAENIITIEDPVEFVHTPIKSIISQREVGRDTKSFASALKGALRQDPDIILLGELRDYETVSMALTAAETGHLVFGTLHTSGAPETINRIIDVFPAEEQAQARSQLSQSLQLVMTQQLLKRKGGGRIGAFEVMVCVPAVRNLIRENKIVQINTSMQTGAQFGMITMDKYIEELHKQNLIDDLPE, encoded by the coding sequence ATGGAAAATCCAATCTATGGTCTACTCGACCAACTCACAAAAGAAAGCCGCATTTCAGATTTTCATTTACGCGCAGGTGAGCCGCTTGCTGTGCGAGCGAGTGGCGACATCATAACTTATCCTGAACATATTATTGAACAGGATATGCTCGATCAGGTTTTCCGGCATGAGTTAGGTGAGAAAGGGTATAAGGAATTTTGCGAAAAAAATGATGTCGATTTTGCCATCATGGTTGGAGAACAAAGGTTCCGTGCCAATGGTTATCGAACCATGCATGGCTGGGCTATGGTGCTTAGAACAATTGTCACCGAAGTCCCGAATATCGACCAGCTTGGCCTGCCGCCTGCTGTTCATAAGATTCTGACAGAAAAATCCGGCCTCGTGCTGGTAACGGGTCAAACCGGCTCGGGTAAATCAACCTCATTGGCGGCGATGATTAACAAAATCAACCGCGAACGCGCTGAGAATATAATCACCATTGAAGATCCGGTTGAATTTGTACATACACCGATTAAGAGCATTATTTCTCAACGCGAAGTCGGGCGGGACACCAAAAGTTTCGCATCTGCCCTTAAAGGCGCTCTGCGTCAAGACCCGGACATTATTCTTCTTGGCGAATTACGTGATTATGAAACCGTCTCTATGGCTTTGACAGCCGCAGAGACTGGCCACTTGGTCTTTGGCACCCTGCATACATCCGGCGCGCCGGAAACAATAAACCGTATCATCGATGTTTTTCCCGCCGAGGAACAAGCTCAAGCGCGTTCACAACTTTCGCAGTCTCTGCAACTCGTCATGACCCAACAATTATTGAAAAGGAAAGGCGGGGGGCGTATCGGAGCTTTTGAAGTAATGGTTTGCGTACCTGCTGTCCGGAATCTAATCAGAGAAAACAAGATTGTACAGATTAACACCTCCATGCAAACGGGGGCGCAATTTGGCATGATAACCATGGATAAATATATCGAGGAACTGCACAAGCAGAATTTGATTGATGATTTACCGGAATAA
- a CDS encoding type II secretion system protein, producing the protein MEILKKDEKGFSLIELLVVIAIIGVLAAVGLTNYQGFIDSAKKDTTEASAEDIHRTLSAYAYKESYEVSACNSVTDDATMLTCLQGLYASGGPFENKDNPYNQNNTAISAINVATPHGVFHDPDTADSNQDCTASGNAAGVNGQVVIANDVSASGSSYDLSVYYCSEMTVSGSGTGAHWTKTKNTIQWD; encoded by the coding sequence ATGGAAATTCTTAAAAAAGACGAAAAAGGCTTCAGTCTTATTGAATTGCTCGTAGTGATTGCCATTATCGGTGTTCTTGCTGCGGTCGGTTTGACAAACTATCAGGGCTTTATTGATAGTGCTAAGAAGGATACGACAGAGGCCAGTGCAGAAGATATTCACAGAACATTATCTGCTTACGCCTATAAAGAAAGCTACGAAGTCAGTGCATGTAATTCTGTCACGGATGATGCGACAATGCTAACATGCCTACAAGGTTTGTATGCATCAGGTGGGCCTTTCGAAAATAAAGACAACCCATACAATCAAAATAATACAGCCATTTCTGCAATTAATGTTGCAACACCTCACGGTGTTTTCCACGATCCCGATACGGCAGATAGTAATCAGGACTGCACGGCATCAGGTAACGCTGCAGGTGTAAATGGTCAGGTTGTTATTGCAAATGACGTATCAGCTTCAGGTAGCTCATATGATCTGTCCGTCTATTACTGCTCAGAAATGACAGTAAGTGGTTCTGGCACAGGCGCTCACTGGACGAAAACAAAGAATACAATTCAGTGGGACTAA
- a CDS encoding STAS domain-containing protein, producing the protein MPFKFTKSSDQLVLTLSGDIDLEITPDVKNELSENLEDVSRFEIDGRQVNYIDSSGISILVIAMQSCKQKNIDFSISKASDELMRVIELAHLEKLFTIDEQTGPADLVDVDVFSDTGANDKKIVENIYQNDDDLIAQELADLGGEDTASIGAAQNSELSQDPIQENTESDAATDTENAENKGLFKPGTF; encoded by the coding sequence ATGCCATTTAAATTCACTAAAAGTAGCGATCAACTTGTTCTCACCCTTTCCGGTGATATTGACCTCGAAATAACCCCAGATGTCAAAAATGAACTTTCGGAAAACCTTGAAGATGTCTCCAGGTTTGAAATTGACGGACGCCAAGTCAATTATATCGATAGTTCTGGTATCTCAATTCTGGTCATTGCCATGCAGAGTTGTAAGCAAAAAAACATAGATTTTTCAATTAGTAAGGCCAGTGATGAGTTGATGCGGGTCATCGAATTAGCGCATCTCGAAAAGCTATTCACTATTGATGAACAAACCGGGCCTGCGGATCTGGTCGATGTGGATGTTTTCTCTGATACTGGGGCTAACGACAAGAAAATTGTTGAGAATATCTATCAAAATGATGACGATTTAATCGCTCAAGAGCTGGCAGATTTGGGAGGTGAAGATACAGCCTCTATAGGCGCTGCACAAAACTCGGAACTCTCTCAAGACCCCATACAAGAAAATACCGAAAGCGATGCGGCTACAGATACCGAGAACGCTGAAAATAAGGGTCTTTTCAAGCCCGGTACGTTCTAG
- a CDS encoding GAF domain-containing SpoIIE family protein phosphatase, which produces MTELPQLEIIYRMMEAFAEGGGTPKSVSTAMQQGLIYVRESLDAEAASFFMLDEKAENFTCENCLGPVDIIGLSLPVGAGIIGDVVARDDTRFIADCTKDPNFNSDVDDETGFFTRSMICAPVSGNGKQFGALQIINKSSGDGLFTEEDARLVTLLARSSALALANSEMTASIVEANRIKRDLKLAAVVQTGLFPRENHRYACGLNVPMQGVSGDLFDFVERNGHVYFCMGDVSGKGMNAALVMSKTHSLFRSLSRSSPTPAELVASINRELIETSDNGMFVTAIIGTYNPDTNQLLVCNAGHEPGLVAGPEGVDYIKPHLHPMGIMETASEDIAQSQIDLTNARFFAYSDGLTETEINGTAIGTKNLAGMIAAHQSIGLPKQLDLVMQEIRQKADRIFDDLTILGIGK; this is translated from the coding sequence ATGACCGAATTACCACAACTAGAAATTATTTACCGCATGATGGAAGCCTTTGCCGAAGGTGGGGGAACACCTAAAAGTGTTTCAACGGCTATGCAACAAGGTTTGATTTATGTACGGGAATCCCTGGATGCCGAGGCCGCCAGTTTTTTCATGCTGGATGAAAAAGCTGAAAATTTTACATGTGAAAATTGTCTTGGGCCGGTGGATATTATCGGCCTGTCCTTACCCGTAGGTGCAGGGATTATCGGTGATGTTGTCGCTAGAGATGACACCAGATTTATTGCTGATTGCACAAAAGACCCAAACTTTAATTCAGACGTCGATGACGAGACTGGCTTTTTTACCCGCTCAATGATCTGCGCGCCTGTCTCAGGGAACGGCAAGCAATTCGGAGCGCTACAAATTATCAATAAATCTTCCGGCGATGGCCTGTTTACTGAGGAAGATGCGCGCCTCGTAACGCTTCTGGCGCGCTCCTCGGCACTAGCATTGGCAAATTCGGAGATGACCGCCAGCATTGTAGAAGCCAATAGAATAAAGCGAGATTTAAAACTTGCAGCTGTGGTGCAGACGGGTTTGTTTCCGCGAGAAAACCATAGATATGCCTGCGGTCTCAATGTACCTATGCAGGGCGTTTCGGGCGATTTGTTCGATTTTGTAGAACGCAACGGCCATGTTTATTTCTGCATGGGGGATGTCTCGGGTAAAGGCATGAATGCAGCCCTGGTTATGTCCAAAACCCACAGCCTTTTTAGAAGTCTGTCCAGAAGTTCGCCAACACCTGCAGAATTGGTTGCCAGCATCAACCGTGAACTGATTGAAACGTCTGATAATGGCATGTTTGTCACCGCAATTATAGGCACCTATAACCCAGATACAAATCAACTTCTTGTCTGTAATGCAGGGCACGAGCCGGGACTCGTCGCCGGACCAGAAGGTGTTGATTATATTAAACCACACCTTCACCCAATGGGTATTATGGAAACAGCTTCGGAAGACATCGCACAGAGCCAGATTGATCTTACGAATGCCAGATTTTTTGCCTATTCAGACGGATTGACCGAAACCGAAATTAACGGCACCGCAATCGGCACGAAAAATCTTGCAGGCATGATTGCCGCGCACCAATCCATTGGCTTACCTAAACAGCTTGATCTTGTGATGCAGGAAATTAGGCAGAAAGCCGATCGTATTTTTGACGATTTGACAATTCTGGGGATTGGGAAATGA
- a CDS encoding ATP-binding protein, with the protein MTQLAMTITNDVLSLRTTRHTLREMIADTDFSSRLDDILLATDEALQNCISHAFAPDTQGEIFISLEIDETLSICIEDTAPPVDISSIKSRELDDIRPGGLGVHFIKSLTDEVIWQLKNGRNCIELIWKKNC; encoded by the coding sequence ATGACCCAATTAGCGATGACCATTACCAATGATGTTTTGTCCCTCCGCACCACCCGCCATACCTTGCGAGAGATGATTGCTGATACTGATTTTTCCTCCCGCCTTGACGATATTCTACTCGCAACAGATGAGGCCTTACAAAATTGCATAAGCCATGCGTTTGCACCGGACACGCAAGGAGAAATATTCATCAGCCTGGAGATTGATGAGACGTTGAGTATTTGTATTGAAGACACAGCGCCGCCGGTCGACATTTCCAGCATTAAGTCACGGGAGTTAGATGATATTCGCCCGGGCGGGTTGGGCGTTCATTTTATTAAAAGCCTCACCGATGAGGTGATATGGCAGCTTAAAAATGGGCGTAATTGCATTGAATTAATATGGAAAAAAAACTGCTGA
- a CDS encoding type II secretion system F family protein, whose protein sequence is MAVFAYVGVQRGKKIKGQMDAPTVGKARAELRAQRIRIKKIKEKKPKSKSGLNMDITWGPFGDIPAKEIMLFSKKLSTMIRAGLPILDSLIMVADQTKNPNMKRTIGEMIDDLNDGKSLSQVFKRQKRHFDNVYLNMIEAGEISGQLDKFVDKLVEILEKQAKIKAGIKSAMFYPVVLVTVTLGISFFMLTNVVPTFQQMYDGMGMDLPGPTQMIVDASIWVSNTDNIIRVLSIAFGVVFAHRMLSKYVKPYFTLWCFMLLKLPLFGDIIIKSTVARGSLLMANLFAAGVSVLDTLDVAKSVTNNILFMNAFDRVRERVLSGVELSILFGEEKVFPLAFSQLLAVGERTGNMEEMLSSIAQYYEEEFDAIVEGLSSIIEPIMIVFVGAMIGLMVVALYLPIFSAGDLAG, encoded by the coding sequence ATGGCTGTTTTTGCATATGTAGGTGTCCAACGGGGCAAAAAGATTAAAGGTCAGATGGATGCGCCCACTGTCGGCAAAGCTCGCGCCGAATTACGCGCTCAACGTATCCGCATCAAAAAAATAAAAGAGAAAAAACCAAAGTCAAAATCCGGCCTGAATATGGATATTACTTGGGGGCCTTTTGGGGATATTCCCGCCAAGGAAATCATGCTGTTTTCCAAGAAACTCTCTACGATGATCCGCGCTGGTCTGCCGATATTGGACAGTCTCATCATGGTTGCTGACCAGACAAAAAACCCGAATATGAAAAGAACTATCGGGGAAATGATTGACGATCTCAATGACGGTAAATCTCTATCTCAGGTTTTTAAAAGGCAAAAAAGACATTTCGATAATGTCTATCTCAATATGATTGAGGCAGGTGAAATTTCCGGTCAGCTCGATAAGTTTGTCGATAAGCTCGTAGAGATTCTTGAAAAGCAGGCAAAAATTAAAGCCGGTATTAAATCTGCGATGTTTTATCCCGTTGTGCTCGTGACTGTGACGCTGGGTATAAGCTTTTTCATGCTGACAAATGTGGTCCCGACTTTCCAGCAAATGTATGACGGTATGGGGATGGATTTGCCTGGCCCGACCCAAATGATTGTTGATGCGAGTATCTGGGTGTCGAACACAGATAATATTATACGGGTGTTGTCGATTGCTTTCGGGGTGGTGTTTGCACATCGAATGCTGTCCAAATATGTTAAGCCCTATTTCACCTTGTGGTGCTTTATGCTTCTCAAATTGCCACTTTTTGGAGATATCATTATTAAATCTACCGTGGCGCGGGGGTCGCTCCTCATGGCAAATCTTTTTGCCGCCGGGGTTAGTGTCCTTGATACACTGGATGTTGCCAAATCTGTGACCAATAATATTTTGTTTATGAATGCTTTTGACAGGGTGCGTGAGCGAGTACTTAGCGGTGTTGAACTATCAATATTATTCGGTGAGGAGAAAGTTTTTCCGCTCGCCTTTTCCCAATTACTTGCTGTCGGCGAGCGCACGGGTAATATGGAAGAAATGCTAAGCTCTATCGCGCAATATTATGAAGAGGAATTTGATGCGATTGTGGAAGGGCTCTCCTCTATCATTGAACCGATTATGATTGTTTTTGTAGGCGCGATGATTGGTCTGATGGTGGTTGCACTTTATTTGCCGATTTTCTCTGCAGGGGACCTTGCTGGATAA
- a CDS encoding GspE/PulE family protein: MIGYSKEVADRVLRILQAGGQLDQDELRDVMNKQNGKSPEVLSGLIHNGFDEEVIQTILSRAYALRRKSVTPETIDKEILKSLPIKFIKKEGILPLAKEGRFLRVGAVDPTKATLGGQIKALTNFNVEFFIIKLSDFEACLETEDIKNLQTETESAKDKRGDKPVVAPRRRTPRWNVEDASLVAAFCDDMLQASVDLDVSDIHIEPFRDTARIRFRINGVLEIMDSYSNYLFHNYSAVTTRLKILADCDISEKRVPQDGAITFKTKDGEDVDTRFNVLPSKNGERIVIRLLKGDPALSIDKIGFTDEDLTKLVEAISAPQGMVLVTGPTGSGKTTTLYAALQHINHPGKNIMTAEDPVEYYLEGLGQVQANEKIGLTFESILRAFLRQDPEVILVGEIRDQQTVEIAVKAALTGHLLLSTLHTNDAISAITRLSNMGVPSFMISAALSLVVAQRLARKNCQSCLVPDTTVTEEVLENIGFDAEEIENINFRKGGGCGECNGTGYKGRQGIYEVLRVTAPVEEKILANAQAPEILEAARLDGFKTMQEIAKEYIRDGILSVEEYTRVLVVN; the protein is encoded by the coding sequence ATGATAGGCTATAGTAAAGAAGTTGCGGATCGTGTTTTGAGAATCTTACAGGCTGGCGGACAGCTTGATCAGGACGAATTGCGCGATGTAATGAACAAGCAAAACGGCAAGAGCCCAGAAGTTCTTTCAGGTCTCATTCATAACGGTTTTGATGAAGAGGTCATTCAGACCATTCTGTCACGCGCTTACGCATTAAGACGTAAATCTGTAACGCCAGAAACAATAGACAAGGAAATCCTCAAAAGCCTGCCGATTAAATTCATTAAAAAAGAGGGGATTCTCCCACTAGCAAAGGAAGGCCGGTTTTTGCGCGTGGGTGCTGTTGACCCAACAAAAGCGACTCTTGGCGGACAAATCAAAGCCCTGACGAATTTTAATGTTGAATTTTTTATCATCAAGCTAAGCGATTTCGAAGCATGTCTTGAAACAGAAGATATTAAAAACCTTCAAACCGAAACAGAATCTGCCAAAGATAAAAGGGGTGATAAGCCGGTTGTTGCTCCACGCCGCCGCACACCGCGCTGGAATGTGGAGGATGCCTCACTCGTTGCAGCTTTTTGCGATGATATGTTGCAAGCCTCCGTAGATTTGGATGTGAGTGATATTCATATTGAACCTTTTCGTGACACGGCGCGCATACGCTTTCGCATAAATGGCGTCCTTGAAATTATGGACTCCTATTCAAATTATCTGTTCCATAATTATTCCGCTGTTACCACGCGTCTCAAAATTCTAGCGGATTGCGATATTTCCGAGAAGCGTGTGCCGCAGGATGGTGCGATTACCTTTAAAACCAAAGACGGCGAAGATGTCGATACAAGGTTTAATGTTCTACCCAGCAAAAATGGTGAGCGAATTGTTATCCGTCTTCTGAAAGGAGATCCGGCTTTAAGTATTGATAAAATTGGTTTTACGGATGAGGATTTAACCAAACTTGTCGAAGCCATTTCAGCACCTCAAGGCATGGTGCTGGTCACAGGGCCAACAGGCTCTGGTAAAACGACAACACTCTATGCAGCGCTACAGCATATTAATCATCCTGGTAAAAACATTATGACGGCTGAGGATCCGGTCGAATATTATCTGGAAGGTCTTGGGCAAGTGCAGGCCAATGAAAAAATCGGTCTGACATTCGAGTCGATATTGCGGGCATTTTTGCGTCAGGATCCGGAAGTTATTCTGGTAGGTGAAATTAGGGATCAACAGACGGTTGAAATTGCTGTCAAAGCGGCCTTGACCGGTCACCTATTGCTTTCAACACTTCATACCAATGATGCCATTTCTGCCATTACGCGCCTAAGTAATATGGGTGTGCCAAGCTTTATGATTTCTGCAGCCTTGTCGCTTGTGGTCGCGCAAAGATTGGCACGTAAAAATTGTCAGTCTTGTCTTGTGCCTGATACGACGGTCACGGAAGAAGTTTTAGAAAATATCGGTTTTGATGCCGAGGAAATTGAAAATATCAATTTTCGTAAAGGCGGTGGATGTGGTGAATGTAATGGTACTGGATATAAAGGCCGTCAGGGTATTTATGAAGTGCTTCGTGTGACAGCCCCCGTTGAAGAGAAAATTCTTGCGAATGCCCAGGCACCTGAAATTCTTGAAGCTGCCAGATTAGACGGCTTTAAAACAATGCAAGAAATTGCAAAGGAATATATTCGCGACGGCATTCTCTCGGTTGAAGAATATACGCGTGTCTTGGTGGTTAATTAA